The DNA sequence ATTATGTATCCATTTAAGACTAcgttttagggacacctgggaggctcagtcagttgagtgtcttatTGATAtggactcaggtcgtgatcttgggCTCCTTCCTGAGcgcggagtctgcttgagattctctctttgtctgtgtctctctcactatctcaaaacaacattaaaaacatagaCTACATTTTAGACATGCCATTAAAattgggaaagaaataaaaatgtaccatGTTGCTACAATAGTAACAAATTGTTGATGTCGTTAACATGTTTTAGCCAATAAAATGTAGTAagacaaaggagaaatatttgaggaaatgtaATTTGATAACAATATGATTGTCTACCTAGAAAGCCAAGAGTAAAAAGCTCAgagctattaaaatttttttttaacgtgtatttatttttgagagacagagcgtgagcaggggaggggcagagagagagggagacacagaatccgaagcaggctccaggctctgagctgttagcacagagcctgacatggggcttgaactcacaaacctcgagatcatgacctgagccgaagtcggacgcttaactaactgagccacccaggtgccccaacatggtATCATTTTCATCTAGACTGTTGTCACAAGCTTTTAAAGAATTATCCCAGCATTGTTGGTGAGAGCATGGAAAAATCCATACTCTGTGGATGTGATGGTTAATCAGTATTACCTTTAAGAGGACAGGAACGCAGTAGGTATCAGCATGTTGAATGTGGGTACTCCATTGGGTGCAGCAGTTCCAATTTAGCAATGTATTGTGTGAGCTGTGATTCAGCTTCACAGGTGCCTGGGGAATAGACGCTAAGCTCTGCCTCTGTCACCCTGACAGAACGGCTTTCCCACGGCAGAGGACCAGGCTGTGGCTGAGAGAGCCCTGCAGGAAATGCGGGACCTCCTTACAAGCTTGCAGCAGGAGATCGCCAGGGCCTGTGAGGACAAGAGGAGGCAGGATTTGGAGGCCCAGGTAAAGCGGCAAGACTCACACATGCAGCAGGGGCCAGAGGTCCACAGAGAgaccccagctcccagccagGGCCCAGGAGGGAAACAGAATGAAGGTGGGTGTTGGCGTGGATACGGTCCTTTAGCCCAGAATGtgaaaggagacaagaatatgttTGAATTTGAATACCGTGTTAAGCTTCAGGACAATTTACCGGAACTGTTAACATAATGTAAAACTCTGTACGTTTACTGAATTACGTTCAGTTTGGTTGGTGCGGAGCCTGACTTCCAGCACTTGCCACGAGGATTTGAAATTCTGTATAATTCTAGTAGATGTATCATCCCAGGTTTTGCTgctctgactttttaaaacaaatattacgCAGCGTATGTTCACTGCATATGTAAGAGAATCAGTCGAGCATAATGGTTGAGAATGCTGGCTTTAGAGCCAGGTCCATGGGAATGTGGTTTTTCTACTTCCTGGCAGTGCGACTTTGGCAAATTGACCTTTCTATGCCTATTTCCTCATGTAGAAAGTGAAGATAATGATGGTGTCTACTTCCTAGGGTCCTTGAAAGCCATTAATACCTATATCAGCTgattagaacagtgcctggctcacgTGAAGTGGTCAGTGAGTACGATTACGAgagcctctcttctcttcctcagaCCTCCAAGTAAAGGTACAAGACAGTACAATGCGGTGGTACCACCAGCTGCAGGATGTTTCCAGTCAGTGCGTGTTGGCCTTTGAGGAGCTGACCAATAGCAAAGACAGTCAGGTACGGAGGGCTGTAAGTTGCGAGTTGTCTGGGCCTGGGAGTGCTCTGAACAGCCCCGTGTCCCAGAGGAATGTTGCTAGCACGTCACCTTCCCTAATCGTGCTGTCATCTACTCAACTCTTCCGGACACTATTTGCCCTCTCACTGTTCTCTCCTGGCAGGCCAAAAAGGTAAAGATGGACCTCCAGAAAGCTGCCACCATCCCAGTGAGCCAAATCTCCACCATTGCAGGTTGGTCAGAGGAGTTCAGAACATGGCCCTTCGCTTCACTTTGTTATTTTGTACGACTCCACATCTACTCATCCGTAAGGTTCCCGTAGACAGAGTCTGTTCCAACAAATGACATGACGTTGGGTCAGGCACGTGTAAGTTATGTCTTactctcttttgtttcctcttcaacGTGTAGAAGGCGATCATTACGTGTTTGTTGACTTGATTTATAAATAAGCTATATATCAACAGTAAATTATTTAAGAAGGGTCTTACCTGAAGTTGAAAGTTACTGCtgaaggggcgcctaggtggctcagtcagttggggtctgactcttgatttcggctcacgtcatgatctcccagtttgggagttcgagccccacattgggctctctgctgtcagcacagagcctgcttcagatcttctgtctccctctctctccccctcccctgcttgcactctcactctctcaaataaagtaaacataaaaaaatatatcacaagaatccatatttagaaaaaaaaaagttactgctgAAAACATCACTCAAGGAACCTAGGATGTGACATACATTCTTTGCTTTTGTTCTACAACATGAGCCATTAGCTTATCCAAGCTCGAAACctgcctgaattttttttttcatgtttagttttgagagagagagagagagagagagagacagagtgtgagcagggatggggcagagagagagagagacacacacagaatccaaagcagctccaggctctgagctgttagcacagagcccgacatggcgtTCAAACAcacaagctgtgggatcatgactcgagctgaagtcagatgcttaactgactgggccacccaggctcccctaaaccTGCCTTCATACTTTAGaacatcttccttttctctccagagACTGAGCTTTAGATAGTGAGAACCAGACGGGGAAgtcccttttttctcttcattcggAAGCAGAGGTTTGTTTTTGTAGAGGTCAAGATGTGGAAGCCTCCAAGTTGCAGGCCATGCTGCCCAGTGGCTGGGGAGCACGAACAGCTGAAAAGCTGCTCTGACTTAGCATGGGTCCCGCTTGCCCTAATTCACTTGTTGCCTGGAAAACGTAGAAAAGTTATAATTCCTGCCCACCAGAGGCCCTGTGATGGAACTTATGTATCACCCCGCTGGTTCTCTCTGGATCAGGACAAGGTATAAATCAATAACCGCATATCACCTCTGGGCTTTAAagtgctgtttcctttgctggcaACAGCAACAGGGGCGAGGTTGACCTGACAGCCTTACCTCCCCTTCACTGCTGTCCTTAGGGTTGTCCCCAGTCCTGACCCCTCAGCCAACCACAGACCGCTTTGCTTCCTCCTTCAGCGGGAAAATCCAGCGGGTGGGACACTCACATGCCAGCCTTTTCCACACGTACACAACGTGTACCCCTGCCTCTTAGTCCGTGTCTGCATGTGGAGGGAGGCATTGTCCGTGCACGCttccccttctgcctctgcctttgttccccgctcTCCCATCCCCTTCAAGACTTGCCTCATCGCTTATCACCTAATCTCCTGGTTTCTGCAAAATTACTCCCTTTTACAGgctccttttcttttaaacatgCTGAGTTACTCACATCCTAAAGTATGTTTCCTTTGCTTCAAGATCTGTCTTTTCTAGCCTTCCTCACGTTTCTCTTTGGTCCTGGTGATTATTCCCTTCTCTACGAACTCTGTTCCTTTGGCTTCCATGGCAACATGCATTTCCAGgttctccttccacctcccttcctcctttgtgGGCTCCTCAGTCTCCTGTCCCCACCCTAATCCCTAACTGGAGGTGCTTCCCAGGAGTCCACTGTCACCCTTGGTTCCCAGTCCACTACCCTCAGGGCTTCAGATGCTGTCTCTTTGCGGGTGGCTCCCCAGTGTCCCTCTGGTGCGCTCTTTCCTCAGAGCTTCAGAGCCCCTCGCTCTGGCCCCTGGGGGACGTCTGCCGGTGTCTTTCTCCTACCCCACGTTCAGAGTATGCAGACATCAGCTCCCCATCCTCCTTTATGCCTCCTTTTCCCCTGTTTGCTCTCAGGAACCAGAGCACCACTGGCAACTCCGGCACCTTGGCCGGAACCCTGGGAGTCCTCCCCCTGACTGCTCTCTCTGTTTCATTCTCCACATCCGATCAGGCTCTAGTTTTGCTGGTCTTCACTTTTCTGCATATTTCTTGACTATGTTCCCTTTGTCTGCACCATCACTGTGAGTCTTTGAAGAGCCAGATGCAGACTTGCTCTAGAGTTAGTGCTCAGTACATGCTGAATGACTGGGAAAGAAATGATCTCATTCCTGCCTCTTTAAAGGCAGTGGTTAGATTCGGGGCAGAATTTAATCTCTTTGGTGCTGGTGTGGCATATGGGATGTAGGAGGCCATGCCAGCCCTAGGGTTGGGGTGGAGAGGCATGGAGGAAGGAATTGACAGGGAATTTGGCCAGTGGGGTCCTTTGAAACCATCAGTAAAGTAGTACTGAAGTATGACTTAGCAGGAGTGGGTGCTACTATTTTGATAGCTCGTTAAGTTTTGAGTAATGGAGACCAATTCAGATCTGCAtaggccaaaaaagaaaaagacatttaatcTAAAGATAAAGGGGTGTTTCTCAGAATCTACTGGCAGGAACGGGGCTAGGTCTCAGGAGCTAGAAACCTTCAgacccttttctttcattttccttctgtacATCTCTTATGTACAGGTAGACCACTGGTCTTTGGTCCACTTGGCAGATGCAAGTCCCCGGTGTTCGTGAGCGTGTGTGTTGCAGGGCCAGCCACCTCCAGGACGTGACTCTGTGAGCTGGCTGATTGGCTCAGCTGGTCTACTCCTAATCAAACTGTAGTCAGTGTGGGCCTGGGGCTTACCGGATCCGGAATACAAATATAGCCGCCAGGAGCCCGCTTCTGTGCATCTGAGGGTGGAGGGCAGGTCCCAGAGGAGGGGGTAGTCACTGAGAGCTGGGAAGATCCTTTAGAACGGTTTTCCTAGAAATGCAAATGACTACTTTAGGGACGCCAGCTGTAGCCCACGGGATCTGTGGCCATTTAACAGCTATGTCCATCCTGTTTATCTCTCTGGTATGTTGATTTCAGAATTTGTTCATTCCCAAATAAGGAATTCCTTTGAAATAGTACCATGCCTTCTGTACTCCTGCATCCGGGACAATATACACCTGCTCGTGTACTTTTCTGCAACAGTATTTTGACGTCAGACTCTGACTTCGTGTGGGGCTGCCTGGCTGGGTTTTCATAGAGGCTTTCTTACTGCAGTGATGAGAAGCAGCGTGGCCTGCGGTTGAATCTTTTAACTGACTTTATCTCTGCCATACCCAGGCTCAAAGCTGAAGGAGATCTTTGACAAGATCCACAACCTGCTCTCCGGAAAACCAGTTCAGTCTGGTGGGCGCTCTGTGTCCGTCACACTTAACCCACAGGGCCTGGATTTTGTCCAGTACAAGCTGGCAGAGAAGTTTGTGGTGAGAAACTTTGTAACCAGAGGTATGGGGATGGGCCTGTGTGCAGCCCTTCTGCTTCTCTCCAGAGTAACCAAGGGTCCCGTCTCTGCTCCCGCAGAAAcaaggagaggaggaggtggcCTCTCACCACGAAGCGGCATTCCCCATTGCGGTTGTGGCGTCTGGGATCTGGGAGCTCCACCCCAGGGTGGGCGACCTCATTCTTGCACATCTCCACAGGAAGTGTCCCTACTCAGTTCCCTTCTACCCACCTTTCAAGGAGGGAATGGCTTTGGAAGACTACCAGAGGTGAGGTAGTTTTTCTCCTCACTCACCCTCCCCGGGGTCTGaataaaatacagagagaatTGGGGTTTGCTCTCCCTCCCTTCACAACTCCTCATATGTACCTTGACCTTCTATCAGAGAATCCAGTGTCTTTCATGCAAACTCGCTGCTTTGGGAATTTGTGGATTCAGCTGGAATAGTCAATATAgtttaaggaaaagaatattgGATCTAGAATTAGGGGGCGGGAGGGGTCTTAGAATTTGGCCCTGCTTCATCATTTAATAGATTTGCAAAGTGGGGCAGTCATGTAAGCTCTTTGAGCatcattttacttatttgcaAACGGGGGTCATAACATCCATCTATCCTGTgagtttggggctcctggctggctccttcaggagagtgtgcaactcttgatcttggggctgtgaactcgagccccacattggtgcAGACAATGCTTAAaaacagaatgttaaaaaaaaatttgtgagtTTACCTCACAAGGCTTATGTGATGATGCACAGATGTGATTGTGGATGTGTGTGCTTTGCAAACAAAGTTTTCTGCAGAGGTAATGATATGTAATCATATGAGAAGAATAATGCTAAAAACGGGTAGAggctgcaactcttgatctcagggttgtgatttccagccccacattgggccctaggcttacttaaaaaaataataatataaggggcacctgggtggttcagttggttgagtgtccaactctttaaaaaaatttttttttaatgtttatttttgagagatagagtcaGAACatgaggcttcaggctctgagctgtcagcacagagcccaatgttgggctcgaacccatgagctgtgagatgacctgagcccaagtcggatgcttaacccactgagtcacccaggtgcccccaaaattaacCGTCTcttaatttcggttcaggtcatgatcttgtagcttgtgggattgagccctgtgtcaggttttgtgctgacagcatggagcctagttgggattctctctccctctctctctgcccctccctaacctcaaagtaaataaatatttaaagtaacaaTACTAATAATAATGCTAAATGTAATAGTACTAGATTGTTTcttttagccataaaaaaataagtgatttgtCACCCTCACTTTGGCCTTGTCACATTGAATTTTTTCTTCCCACACAGGACGCTTGGCTACCAAGTGAAGGACTCCAAAGTGGAACAGCAGGACAACTTTCTAAAGCGCATGTCTGGGATGATCCGACTCTACGCCGCCATCATCCAGCTCCGGTGGCCGTATGGAGGCCGACAACAGGTGGTAGAAAAGACTTGCTCTCAAGAGAGAGGCCAGACTGTATTCGTGCATTCTGTCCACAGGGACTATTGCCCTTCTTGCCAAGCGGGCAGTCTGGTTACATGATGATGTATTGTCGCTCCCTAGGTATGTTCTAGAGAAGTTGATGTTAACTATTAGGAAGTTTTGGACTATCAGAACCTTTTGTTCAGTGATTGAGTCAGCTGAGGCTTTAAAGAACTGAGTTTATAAGAGGGCCTGTGAGATGAGAGTCTGTTGTAAACCAGTCATTAAGGTTCTATAGAAGATTCTATTAGATGGAGTGAGTCTAAATGAcagtgtcagggcacctgggtgcctcagtcagttgagtgtctgactcttgatttcggctcgggttgtgatccacgggttgtgagatcgagccccacgtttggctccacgctcagtgcagagcctgcttcagattctctctctgtctctgtccctcttccccactcgtgctgtctctcaaaataaaaatgacacagtgtcattttattgtttatttatttctaagtaagctttaggcccaacgtgggacttgaactcacaaccctgagatcaagagttgctcgctctggggcacctgggtggctcagctggttaaacctctgacttcagctctggtcgtgatctcatggttcatgagttcaagcccacttcaggctctgtgctgacagctcggagcctggagcctgcttccgattctgtgtctccctctctacccctctctgtcccctgttcacgctctgtctctctcaaaaataaacacttttttaaaagttatatttatttgaaataatctttacatccaatgtggggctcaaactcacgaccctgagatcaagagtcacatgctcttctgtcgagccagccaggcccccccaaaagtaaataaacaaacaaacaaaaaaagggtcgctcgctctaccgactgagtcagccaggcgccccgtcacTGTCATTTTAGACCTGGTTGGTGCCTCACATCACAGATGAGCAGATGGAGTCCCAGCGAGCTATAGTGACATAGTCAGTGACAAAGCCACGGCTGGGTTGCAGGTCTTTGACTTGCCAGCTTAGTGCTTTTCTCAAAGGATACAGATTAGAGATGGAGAAGTTAATGTACTCAGAGACCTAAGAGAAGGGAATGTAAGTTGATTGAATCCAAGTTTTTATTGTGTACCTGCTGTGTCCCACGTTCTGTGCTAAAGGTcccaagaataataaataaaacctctGTATGGATAACTGTTGGTCAGCGGACTCCCTGAAACCAGAGCTGTCAGATGTGGACTGAAGGGATCCTGTAGGCAATGTGTGGGTTCCGTTGTGTTGGGacatttgaaaacagaatttgtTCGGCGTGTGCTGTGTCTGCCCTGCGGCCTGTGCTTGATTGAGATGATCTGGGGGTTCATGTCACTTAGAAATGGCTGGATGATAACCTTGGGAGTTTAGATCTCCGGATACAAGGAGAGCAAATCATGACCAAGTGTCTTCGCTCCCAGATTCACCCTCACGGCTTAAATCATGGCTGGCGCTGGTTGGCACAAATCTTAAATATGGAGCCCCTGTCAGATGTGACAGCCACTCTCCTCTTTGACTTCTTGGAGGTATGTAATGCAGTTATCACACGAGAGGGGGACAGTGGTTGAAGCAGCCTTGTGCCACTGCGTGGCGTGAATCGGGAAGCAGTATGGAAATAGGCTATTGGTGAACAGCATTAGGATCCAGTCTTACACATTTTTTCCCAAGTGCTAAAGACAAACCTGGCTTTTGGGTTTTCTTCCCACTgtgctttccttctctgtgtggtTGTGTTCTCACTGTAAAGAAAAAACTGTACATCCCAGCACCAGCAAAAAGGGATGTTTGTTTCAAGGATAGAGAAGTGACTCCCAGAACCAAGGGTAGGATGTATGATTGACTCTCATGTGGGCCTGGAACTAGGAACTAGAATGTCACCAGGTACCCAGAGTCCTTTTGGGGCCACACGGTCCTTCTTGTGCTCTTCCCGTAGGCTGCTCATTCTTGTTCCTTAGGCCAGTTTTCTCTAGATCTCTGCACGGTGGAGAAGGTGGCCATCCTGGGCTATAGCCCTCTGCCTCAGTGCGGTCACCTAGTGTAGTGGAACTGGCAGCTCACTTTTGTAATCCCTCATTCCCAGGAGAGCAAATATGATCAACTAGCCTTGGCCACATATCTCCTTCATCCAGAAGGTTCTATACGGTCCTGTCTGCCTATGAAGAGCCACCACTGTAGAGTGAGGGTAAGGGTTTCTGTGGACAGGAGACATTTCTTAAAGGATAAAGGCTTAGGGCACATACCATAACAGATGTGGGCCATCAGGCCTATAATGCCAAATGCTTCCAGTCACCCTGGAGCTTCTGAAGTCACAGGACGTGAGCAGAGACCACGAATAAATTTGAGAACATGGTGGTGCCCTGCTTACTAAGGTTGGGAGGAACACCGCACCTTTGGAAAGGTTTCCATTCAGTAGACTCAAAGAAGAAC is a window from the Felis catus isolate Fca126 chromosome D4, F.catus_Fca126_mat1.0, whole genome shotgun sequence genome containing:
- the GLE1 gene encoding nucleoporin GLE1 isoform X2, coding for MPSEGRCWETLQALRSSDKGRLCYHRDWLLRGEDVLEECRSVPKLSSYSGWVVDHVLPHMQENQPSSETSESSRSTSDLEQPSCVPKSPVRTPAFSPVSSATPDGAEDKHESQHAEPMALQSSRGIKVEGCIRMYELVHRMRGREGLRQWQEEQERKVRALSEMASEQLKRFDERKELKHHKEFQDLREVMEKSSREALGHQEKLKAEHRHRAKILNLKLREAEQQRLKQVEQERLRKEEGQVRLRGLYGLQEEVLHLNQQLDASEQHKDVLKVDLSAFRTRGNQLCGLVSGIIRATSENGFPTAEDQAVAERALQEMRDLLTSLQQEIARACEDKRRQDLEAQVKRQDSHMQQGPEVHRETPAPSQGPGGKQNEDLQVKVQDSTMRWYHQLQDVSSQCVLAFEELTNSKDSQAKKVKMDLQKAATIPVSQISTIAGSKLKEIFDKIHNLLSGKPVQSGGRSVSVTLNPQGLDFVQYKLAEKFVKQGEEEVASHHEAAFPIAVVASGIWELHPRVGDLILAHLHRKCPYSVPFYPPFKEGMALEDYQRTLGYQVKDSKVEQQDNFLKRMSGMIRLYAAIIQLRWPYGGRQQIHPHGLNHGWRWLAQILNMEPLSDVTATLLFDFLEESKYDQLALATYLLHPEGSIRSCLPMKSHHCRVRVRVSVDRRHFLKDKGLGHIP